One part of the Mya arenaria isolate MELC-2E11 chromosome 3, ASM2691426v1 genome encodes these proteins:
- the LOC128229425 gene encoding serine protease inhibitor dipetalogastin-like gives MCGKLSLVLLCSVLAASVVEGDIRRSCDCQCIYKPECGVDGVTYANECVRNCSGVAKRNDGQCDCSCTKEYAPVCGTNGVTYPNKCALDCKGVAKKYDGACTCTCTKEYAPVCGKDGVTYPNKCVMACKNVEEKHKGPCSN, from the exons ATGTGTGGCAAACTTTCCCTCGTTTTGTTGTGTTCGGTTCTTGCTGCTTCAG TCGTGGAAGGCGACATAAGAAGGTCGTGTGATTGCCAATGTATTTACAAACCCGAATGTGGTGTTGACGGGGTCACCTACGCCAACGAGTGTGTACGGAATTGCTC AGGCGTAGCCAAGAGGAATGACGGCCAGTGTGATTGTTCTTGCACGAAAGAGTACGCTCCTGTTTGTGGCACGAATGGTGTCACTTACCCAAACAAGTGTGCATTGGATTGCAA AGGCGTGGCCAAGAAGTATGACGGAGCGTGCACATGCACGTGCACGAAAGAGTACGCTCCTGTCTGTGGCAAGGATGGTGTCACGTACCCAAACAAGTGTGTAATGGCTTGCAA AAACgttgaagaaaaacacaaggGCCCATGCAGTAACTGA